The region AAGCAAGTAGTCGCTTTTTTCATCGTAGTACTTACAGTTATTTCTTAATTGTCCTTCCAGGAAGTCTTTTAGTCTACTTTTAGTCATATTCAAATCATCCATTACAGAAGTTGGAATATATAAAAACTGCTCACTGTCCTTGCCAATGAATCTGCTAGGCGTTTTATTATTATATTTTAAATAAAGGTGATTTACTTCTGGAATTCGCTTTAATAAGTCATTCATTGTATACTTTTGATTTTCCTGCGGACTTATATTGTACATTTGCTGCGAAAAGTGTGTAAAGAGACCGTTTTTTTGTACCTTTACTTCATCAAATAAAAAATCATAATTTTGTTTTTTTCTTTTCCTTGTTGAAACACCGTGTGCTAACACTGATGTTGAATTTGGATAATCAACATCTACAGTTAACAAACATGCTTTTAAAAGTTGAACCATACCGTAAAACAATAATACAGGCTGTATGGATACAGGTGCCTCATATGCAAGACGGTAATAGTTTTTTCCATGCTCTAAGTAGTACATGAAAGGATAGGAATTGTTGTAGCTTTTTACATCTGCATCAACAATGCCCTTTTTCTTATAACATGTTT is a window of Lottiidibacillus patelloidae DNA encoding:
- a CDS encoding YaaC family protein; its protein translation is MQFNHLWKRVIPYQSAQYAQSYLQTCYKKKGIVDADVKSYNNSYPFMYYLEHGKNYYRLAYEAPVSIQPVLLFYGMVQLLKACLLTVDVDYPNSTSVLAHGVSTRKRKKQNYDFLFDEVKVQKNGLFTHFSQQMYNISPQENQKYTMNDLLKRIPEVNHLYLKYNNKTPSRFIGKDSEQFLYIPTSVMDDLNMTKSRLKDFLEGQLRNNCKYYDEKSDYLLFEKSESHFSNFVPPLFYHLYDNSFYLPSERELFSPFPEVIVHYLMLYNLSMICRYETDWWSELYHTYATNDFPFIIEFLQITSIKVPYLLFIFLDEQTKKS